In the Telopea speciosissima isolate NSW1024214 ecotype Mountain lineage chromosome 2, Tspe_v1, whole genome shotgun sequence genome, one interval contains:
- the LOC122651628 gene encoding uncharacterized protein LOC122651628, with amino-acid sequence MHRESSSRAPSDQSCINVLTSKLRHSNAQKIDDKEERYPISDPRSIDTKKESSRHWSCHSGKWIHVIPLVVFICWLILWWFSHPVNVVNKDESIVSVHRFMLLPMDNTTQDNLPKLSPSPSYGLAPQELNSSSEPQQSGE; translated from the exons ATGCACAGAGAAAGCTCATCGCGTGCTCCTTCCGACCAGTCCTGCATCAATGTCTTAACATCTAAATTGAGACACTCTAATGCCCAGAAGATTGATGATAAGGAAGAGCGTTATCCAATCTCTGACCCAAGATCCATTGATACCAAGAAGGAGAGCTCACGTCACTGGTCGTGTCATTCCGGGAAATGGATTCACGTTATACCCCTGGTTGTGTTCATCTGCTGGCTCATACTCTGGTGGTTCTCCCATCCGG TAAATGTGGTGAATAAAGATGAAAGCATTGTTTCTGTACATCGATTCATGCTGCTACCAATGGACAACACCACTCAGGACAATCTGCCAAAGTTGTCTCCCTCTCCATCCTATGGCTTGGCTCCTCAGGAACTGAACAGCAGCAGTGAGCCACAACAATCTGGGGAGTAA
- the LOC122649756 gene encoding probable LRR receptor-like serine/threonine-protein kinase At3g47570, with product MGYSLVLLSICTIYLNAILLLLLWCSSSCMSLAHPQSRGSNETDRLALLAIRARITNDPFHVVSSWNDSVPYCEWPGVICGGRRHPNRVRDLRLLSSGLVGTVAPEIGNLSFLRQILIQNNSFHGEIPREVSFLFRIRYLFLHNNSFEGEIPPNISRCSNLVDLRLGYNNIVGKIPVELGTLSNLQLFAFHDNRLTGQIPPSIGNLSSLYAISAAENGFSGSIPNTLGQMTRLTDLGLGGNKFSGIIPPTIYNLSSLADFDVGDNQLQGSLPTNLGVTLPNLWFLSVAENLFHGPIPISVSNLSKLELLFAGGSSFTGKVAIHFGGLSKLYMLSLASNHLGSGGADDLNFINTLTNCSILTFLELNVNRFGGVLPNSIANLSTQLIELSLSKNQISGDIPVGIGNLVSLQLLGLSGNLLEGSIPTSFGRLQMLNGLYLCRNRFRGPIPSSLGNLTLLIDLYLGDNRLQGKIPSSLEKCKSLLRLGLSDNSFNGMIPTEIFNLSMLIELNLSRNTFFGFLPLEVGRLTNLGILGLSENKLSGEIPSTLGACTSLEHLFMEGNLFQGSIPSSLSSLRGLQDLDLSHNNFSGFIPKYFAAFKFLQKLNLSFNHLEGEVLADGVFQNLTVFSVIGNNKLCGGIPELHLPACQSQKSKKDGKPLVFKLIVIICSCVGSLCLISMIFFVIFYRRRKEKKESTSFLIEGHHFRISYAQLLKATDEFSSANLIGVGSCGSVYKGVLNDGKTIVAVKVLHIRQRDAFKSFMVECESLRNIRHRNLVRILTSCSSIDFEGNDFKALVYEFMPGGNLESWLHPHVNGIQYEQRHLNLVQRLNIAIDMATALDYLHHHCHMQIIHCDLKPSNILLDCDLTAHLGDFGISKILSKATSRSQNHTSSIGIKGSIGYIAPEYGAGADVSTHGDVYSYGILLLEMFTGKRSTHVMFKDSFNLHCWAEMALHNRVMDVVDPSLLSKEKDEEEVATSITNITGSQRCMKDRVRECLNSVIRVGVACSTESPWDRMVINDVVKELRLIKNIYLGVGTH from the exons ATGGGTTATAGCTTGGTGCTTTTGTCCATTTGCACTATTTATCTTAatgccattcttcttcttcttctctggtgCAGCAGCAGTTGCATGAGCTTGGCGCATCCACAATCAAGAGGTTCAAATGAAACAGATCGGCTAGCCCTGTTGGCCATCAGGGCTCGCATAACCAATGATCCCTTTCATGTTGTGAGCTCTTGGAATGACTCTGTCCCCTATTGCGAGTGGCCAGGCGTTATATGTGGCGGTCGCCGGCATCCAAACAGAGTCAGAGACTTGCGTTTATTGTCCAGTGGGTTGGTGGGGACCGTGGCTCCAGAAATAGGAAACCTCAGTTTCCTTCGACAGATTTTGATTCAAAACAACAGCTTTCATGGTGAAATCCCTCGTGAAGTAAGCTTTCTGTTCAGGATTCGTTATTTATTCCTACACAACAATTCATTTGAAGGGGAGATCCCACCCAACATATCACGTTGCTCCAACCTTGTAGACCTCCGTTTAGGTTACAACAATATTGTGGGGAAAATTCCAGTAGAACTTGGCACCTTGTCGAACCTTCAACTCTTTGCATTCCATGACAACAGATTGACGGGACAAATCCCACCTTCCATTGGAAATCTTTCATCCCTTTACGCCATTTCTGCAGCAGAAAATGGTTTTAGTGGAAGTATTCCAAACACCCTTGGCCAAATGACAAGATTAACAGATCTTGGGCTTGGCGGAAATAAGTTTTCTGGTATTATCCCTCCCACTATATATAATCTTTCCTCACTTGCCGATTTTGATGTTGGAGATAATCAACTTCAAGGGAGTCTTCCAACAAATTTAGGCGTCACTCTTCCTAATCTATGGTTCCTTTCAGTTGCAGAAAACCTATTTCATGGACCAATTCCAATTTCTGTATCCAATTTGTCAAAACTCGAACTACTTTTCGCTGGAGGAAGTAGTTTTACAGGGAAAGTGGCTATTCATTTTGGAGGATTATCAAAACTCTATATGCTTTCATTGGCGTCAAATCATTTGGGAAGTGGAGGAGCTGATGACCTGAATTTTATCAACACATTGACCAACTGTAGTATTTTAACATTTTTGGAGCTTAATGTTAATCGATTTGGTGGTGTCCTCCCAAACTCCATAGCAAACTTATCAACCCAACTGATAGAGCTCTCACTGTCAAAAAATCAAATATCTGGTGACATCCCAGTGGGGATAGGGAACCTTGTAAGTTTACAACTCTTGGGCTTATCTGGTAACTTACTTGAAGGAAGTATTCCGACTTCATTTGGGAGACTTCAAATGCTAAATGGACTCTATCTATGTCGGAACAGATTCAGAGGGCcaatcccttcttctcttggaaaCTTGACACTCTTGATTGATCTCTATTTAGGTGATAATCGATTGCAAGGAAAAATACCTTCAAGTCTTGAAAAATGCAAATCTTTGTTACGCTTGGGCCTTTCGGATAATAGTTTCAATGGTATGATCCCCACAGAGATATTTAATCTTTCCATGTTAATAGAGCTAAACTTGAGTAGAAATACTTTCTTTGGTTTTCTACCTTTGGAAGTGGGTCGACTTACCAATCTTGGAATCCTAGGTCTTTCTGAGAACAAGTTATCAGGTGAAATCCCTAGCACCCTTGGTGCTTGTACAAGCCTAGAGCACCTTTTTATGGAGGGTAACTTATTTCAAGGATCTATACCATCGTCTTTGAGTTCCCTAAGAGGTCTTCAAGATTTAGATCTTTCGCACAACAACTTTTCTGGTTTTATCCCAAAATATTTTGCTGCATTTAAGTTTTTACAAAAGTTAAATTTATCATTCAATCATTTGGAGGGTGAGGTATTAGCAGATGGAGTCTTTCAAAATTTGACTGTATTTTCAGTTATTGGAAACAATAAGCTTTGTGGAGGTATACCAGAACTTCATTTGCCAGCATGCCaaagtcaaaagtcaaaaaaAGATGGCAAGCCACTTGTTTTCAAGCTGATAGTTATCATATGCAGTTGTGTAGGCTCTCTGTGTTTGATTTCTATGATATTCTTTGTCATTTTCTatcggagaagaaaagaaaagaaagaatccaCTTCATTTTTGATAGAAGGTCatcattttaggatctcttatGCCCAACTGCTTAAAGCTACTGATGaattttcttctgcaaatttgATTGGAGTGGGAAGTTGTGGTTCTGTATACAAAGGAGTTCTCAATGATGGGAAAACTATTGTTGCAGTAAAGGTCCTCCACATTAGACAAAGAGATGCTTTCAAGAGTTTCATGGTTGAATGTGAATCCCTTAGAAATATTCGGCATCGTAATCTTGTAAGAATCTTAACATCTTGCTCAAGTATAGATTTTGAAGGCAATGATTTTAAGGCTTTAGTATATGAGTTCATGCCCGGTGGGAATTTGGAGAGTTGGTTACATCCACATGTAAACGGCATACAATATGAACAAAGGCATTTAAACCTTGTTCAAAGATTGAATATCGCCATTGATATGGCAACTGCATTGGATTATCTACACCACCATTGTCATATGCAAATTATTCATTGTGATCTAAAGCCAAGCAATATTCTTCTCGATTGTGATTTGACTGCACATTTGGGTGATTTTGGGATATCAAAAATTCTTTCAAAAGCCACAAGTAGATCTCAAAATCACACGAGCTCAATCGGAATAAAGGGATCTATCGGATACATTGCACCAG AGTATGGTGCAGGTGCTGATGTTTCAACACATGGTGATGTCTATAGTTATGGGATTCTCTTGTTAGAGATGTTCACAGGGAAGCGGTCTACTCATGTAATGTTCAAAGATAGCTTTAATCTTCACTGTTGGGCCGAGATGGCTTTGCACAATAGAGTAATGGATGTCGTTGACCCATCACTTCTCTCCaaggaaaaagatgaagaagaagtagCAACATCTATAACCAACATCACTGGAAGTCAAAGATGCATGAAGGATAGAGTGCGAGAGTGCCTTAACTCAGTTATTAGAGTTGGAGTTGCCTGCTCAACTGAATCCCCATGGGATCGAATGGTCATAAATGATGTGGTCAAAGAGCTACGTTTGATCAAGAACATTTATCTTGGAGTTGGCACTCACTGA
- the LOC122649749 gene encoding uncharacterized protein LOC122649749 → MGMSLASWEHKQMHPTQQQQPRAFWSLGFGIRFRNHITWFLLTLSLLYIIYSSNLLLTNEHRNLNCYSTHLSSSSQFLPISNSNTNSNSNSNSFTTTSTAIKPTELKHIVFGIAASSNLWERRKQYIKQWWKPRETRGMVWLDKSVRNRGNEGLPEIRISGNTSTFPYTNRKGSRSALRISRVVSEMARLGMKDVRWFVLGDDDTVFVVDNVVRVLSKYDHRQFYYVGSSSESHIQNLFFSYAMAYGGGGFAISYPLAKALEKIQDRCIHKYPGLYGSDDRMQACMAELGVPLTREAGFHQYDLHGDLLGLLSAHPVAPLVSLHHLDVVEPIFPGMSRATAIQHLFESIRLDSASIMQQSICYDKNREWSIIVSWGYVVQILRGAISPRELEMPTRTFINWHRRADYSAYAFNTRPVSKHPCEKPHIFYMNTTRYDRVKKQTLVIYSRRSPEPYCNWKMDSPGAIDSIIVVKRPDHLRWQKSPRRDCCRVLPSSKRSTMYLSVGNCQDGEIWEL, encoded by the exons ATGGGTATGAGCTTGGCCAGTTGGGAACATAAACAAATGCACCCaacccaacaacaacaaccacgcGCATTCTGGTCATTAGGCTTTGGGATTAGATTCAGAAACCACATCACCTGGTTCCTCCTCACCCTCTCCTTGCTTTACATCATCTACTCCTCCAATCTCCTCCTAACCAACGAACACCGGAACTTGAATTGCTACAGCACtcatctctcctcttcttctcaattCCTTCCCATTTCTAATTCCAAtaccaattccaattccaattccaattcctttACAACAACATCAACAGCAATAAAGCCCACGGAGCTCAAACATATTGTCTTCGGCATTGCAGCTTCGTCGAATCTGTGGGAGCGCAGGAAGCAATACATCAAACAGTGGTGGAAGCCCAGAGAgacgagaggtatggtgtggcTAGACAAGTCCGTGAGGAACCGCGGCAATGAAGGGCTACCTGAGATTCGGATCTCCGGAAACACCTCCACGTTCCCTTACACGAACAGGAAAGGGAGTCGATCGGCCCTAAGGATATCGAGGGTGGTCTCAGAAATGGCGAGGCTTGGGATGAAGGACGTGAGGTGGTTCGTACTGGGGGACGACGACACGGTGTTTGTGGTGGATAATGTGGTGAGGGTGCTCTCCAAGTACGACCACCGCCAGTTCTATTACGTGGGTAGCTCCTCGGAGAGCCACATTCAGAACTTATTCTTCTCTTACGCCATGGCCTATGGAGGAGGTGGGTTCGCCATCAGCTATCCCCTGGCAAAGGCTCTGGAGAAGATACAGGATCGGTGCATCCACAAGTATCCTGGGTTATATGGCAGTGACGACCGGATGCAAGCCTGCATGGCCGAGCTGGGTGTGCCCCTCACTAGAGAAGCTGGCTTCCATCAG TATGATTTGCATGGAGACCTCTTGGGCTTATTATCTGCTCACCCTGTAGCTCCACTAGTATCTTTGCACCACCTAGATGTTGTGGAACCAATATTTCCAGGCATGAGCAGAGCCACTGCCATCCAACACCTCTTTGAATCAATCAGACTCGACTCCGCCAGTATTATGCAACAATCCATCTGCTATGACAAGAACAGAGAGTGGTCGATAATTGTCTCATGGGGCTACGTGGTCCAAATCTTAAGGGGTGCCATTTCACCCAGAGAACTGGAAATGCCCACGAGAACATTCATTAATTGGCACAGAAGAGCTGACTACTCTGCTTACGCATTCAACACTAGGCCTGTGTCTAAGCATCCATGCGAAAAGCCTCATATTTTCTACATGAACACTACTCGATATGACCGTGTTAAGAAGCAGACATTGGTTATTTATTCTCGTAGATCTCCAGAACCTTACTGCAATTGGAAAATGGATTCACCCGGTGCAATTGATTCCATCATTGTTGTGAAGAGACCGGACCATCTCCGGTGGCAGAAG TCACCAAGGAGGGATTGTTGTAGAGTTTTGCCATCGAGTAAGAGATCAACCATGTACCTATCTGTGGGCAACTGCCAAGATGGAGAGATTTGGGAACTATAA